From Burkholderia sp. WP9, a single genomic window includes:
- a CDS encoding NADP-dependent oxidoreductase, giving the protein MKGVFYSRFGGSDVLEYGELPEPKLSQNAVLVRMKAAAINPADIMLQAGLGDRFMETWFPVVPGWDLAGIVERVGAGVVEFRPGDEVVAYTHQEILHNGTYAELVSVPVERLWRKPKSASWGEAAGLPLAGLTAYRAVFDTLNVSDRDSVLVLGASGGVGSLATQLAVASGATVFGGASTSHQAYVKSLGAEPVQYRGDIADQVRQLAPAGVTAIVDCAGHGGLAKAMAAATPGARICSIADGGPGIRTVFARPDKEVLGRLVDLVEAGSLRVTVASSFPLEDAANAQDAQKAKTFGPGKIVLVPDIAERN; this is encoded by the coding sequence ATGAAGGGTGTTTTCTATAGCCGCTTCGGCGGATCCGATGTTCTCGAGTATGGTGAGCTGCCAGAGCCGAAGCTGTCGCAGAACGCCGTGCTTGTCCGCATGAAGGCCGCGGCGATCAATCCGGCCGATATCATGCTGCAGGCGGGTTTGGGCGATAGATTCATGGAGACATGGTTTCCAGTCGTACCTGGATGGGATCTCGCTGGCATCGTCGAACGCGTAGGCGCTGGCGTCGTCGAGTTCCGGCCGGGCGACGAGGTCGTCGCTTATACGCATCAGGAAATCCTGCACAACGGTACTTATGCAGAACTTGTAAGCGTTCCAGTGGAGCGACTGTGGCGAAAGCCAAAAAGTGCTTCGTGGGGCGAAGCGGCCGGACTTCCGCTCGCCGGATTGACGGCTTATCGCGCGGTGTTTGATACGCTAAACGTGTCCGATAGGGACAGCGTTCTTGTGCTTGGTGCGTCAGGAGGCGTGGGCTCGCTGGCAACCCAACTGGCGGTGGCGTCCGGTGCCACTGTGTTCGGAGGTGCGTCCACGTCGCACCAAGCCTATGTGAAATCGCTCGGCGCGGAGCCAGTGCAGTACCGAGGTGACATTGCGGATCAGGTTAGACAGCTTGCTCCCGCTGGCGTAACCGCCATCGTGGATTGCGCCGGTCATGGTGGATTGGCAAAGGCTATGGCTGCGGCGACCCCGGGCGCGAGAATCTGCTCAATCGCAGACGGCGGTCCTGGTATAAGAACTGTCTTCGCCCGCCCTGATAAAGAGGTTCTCGGTCGGCTTGTTGATCTGGTCGAAGCCGGATCCCTACGAGTAACAGTTGCGAGTTCCTTTCCCTTGGAGGATGCAGCAAACGCCCAAGACGCGCAGAAGGCAAAGACCTTTGGACCAGGAAAGATCGTGCTCGTTCCCGATATAGCCGAGCGAAATTGA
- a CDS encoding nuclear transport factor 2 family protein — protein sequence MYLLLLHIIHDACIVSEVYFLRGYSVSDQREIQEVLARYVRAADHRDGIAMSNLFLPEGRVDIFYNNAGIPEHLGELVGREAIAAAVTTVMKPHPLRGWSHHTTHDPIVEVQGDIGTLDAQFIVFNIVGAEKPEGGWPKGVYGAQGKITPIESGYYRPILKRVDGRWLMANHRIYLDLPMAF from the coding sequence ATGTATCTATTATTATTGCATATAATACACGATGCGTGTATCGTGTCGGAGGTCTATTTTTTAAGGGGATATTCCGTGTCGGATCAACGTGAAATTCAAGAGGTACTAGCGCGGTACGTTCGGGCAGCCGATCACCGAGACGGAATTGCTATGAGCAACCTCTTCTTGCCTGAAGGCAGGGTCGATATCTTCTACAACAATGCCGGCATACCTGAGCACCTTGGAGAGCTGGTCGGGCGAGAAGCTATCGCTGCCGCAGTCACCACGGTGATGAAGCCGCACCCGCTACGAGGCTGGAGCCATCACACTACTCATGATCCGATCGTAGAGGTACAGGGTGATATCGGGACACTCGACGCACAATTTATCGTGTTCAATATCGTCGGTGCAGAGAAGCCTGAAGGCGGCTGGCCAAAAGGAGTCTATGGCGCGCAGGGGAAGATCACCCCTATCGAGTCGGGCTATTACCGACCAATTTTGAAGAGAGTCGATGGCCGCTGGCTGATGGCAAACCACCGAATTTATCTCGACCTCCCGATGGCTTTTTAA
- a CDS encoding Rrf2 family transcriptional regulator translates to MIDVRFPTALQMMLSLAFAHAEGVERLSSAQLAEGVDSNPTFVRRLLVPLMRAGLVRSTMGRDGGVSLNADAAVITLGEIYKATMEGKKLWIARSDIPHRCLVSCNVEQFFGNLADEVDESVTHLLSKRTLADALLEMRTLDAERA, encoded by the coding sequence ATGATTGACGTCCGTTTTCCGACTGCCTTGCAAATGATGCTCAGCCTGGCATTCGCCCACGCTGAAGGGGTCGAACGATTAAGCTCGGCTCAACTAGCCGAGGGGGTCGACTCCAATCCAACCTTTGTCAGGCGATTGTTGGTGCCGTTGATGCGCGCCGGCCTCGTTCGTTCGACCATGGGTCGAGATGGTGGCGTCAGCCTAAATGCCGATGCCGCCGTAATCACGCTCGGCGAAATTTATAAGGCGACGATGGAAGGCAAGAAGCTATGGATCGCTCGTAGCGACATCCCCCACCGATGCCTCGTCAGTTGCAACGTCGAACAATTCTTTGGGAATCTGGCCGACGAAGTGGATGAATCGGTGACGCACTTGCTGAGCAAGCGAACACTGGCCGACGCGCTCCTGGAAATGCGCACCCTCGACGCGGAGCGCGCTTAG